From the genome of Pirellulales bacterium, one region includes:
- a CDS encoding GNAT family N-acetyltransferase: MIRYRAFRNSDPPALAEIWRSQPAEHGRVRPMSAALFEQFVLSKPYFDNAGLIVAVDDQLPVGFAHAAFGPNACGDRLARQMGSTCLVMVRTDYQGRGIGGELLSRSESYLRQRGAEVMYGGGIAPLNGFYLGLYGGSELPGVLDSDAGEQHLFESHGYREIDRVYVLERALAGFRPPIDRQQLQIRRRSTIEAMFDPPPHSWWEACAWSGLDQTLYELTSRDACRVVARATAWSIEPLSSSWGVRATGVTALEVEEASRRQGIATYLMSDIMRQLASQGTSLVQVQTMQANVPAQKLYEKLGFRLVNQGAVYRKDGSSA, encoded by the coding sequence TTGATTCGCTATCGGGCATTCCGCAATAGCGATCCGCCGGCCCTGGCGGAGATTTGGCGCAGCCAGCCGGCCGAACACGGACGAGTGCGGCCCATGTCGGCCGCGCTGTTCGAGCAATTCGTGCTGTCGAAGCCCTATTTCGACAACGCCGGGCTGATTGTGGCCGTCGACGATCAACTCCCCGTCGGCTTCGCGCACGCCGCGTTTGGGCCGAACGCTTGCGGTGACCGGCTCGCACGGCAAATGGGCAGCACGTGCCTGGTCATGGTCCGCACCGACTACCAAGGGCGCGGCATCGGCGGAGAGTTGCTCTCACGCAGCGAAAGCTATCTTCGCCAGCGCGGGGCTGAGGTGATGTACGGCGGCGGCATTGCGCCGCTGAACGGGTTTTACTTGGGGCTGTACGGCGGCAGCGAGTTGCCGGGCGTGCTCGACAGCGATGCCGGCGAGCAGCATCTGTTCGAATCGCACGGTTACCGTGAAATCGACCGCGTCTACGTACTGGAGCGGGCGCTGGCGGGCTTCCGTCCGCCGATCGACCGCCAGCAACTGCAAATCCGCCGGCGGTCGACGATCGAGGCGATGTTCGATCCTCCGCCGCACAGTTGGTGGGAGGCTTGTGCCTGGAGCGGTCTCGATCAGACGCTCTATGAGTTGACTTCGCGCGACGCGTGCCGGGTTGTGGCGCGGGCCACGGCCTGGTCGATCGAGCCGCTTTCGTCGAGTTGGGGCGTGCGTGCGACCGGCGTGACGGCACTCGAGGTCGAGGAGGCCTCTCGCCGCCAAGGCATCGCCACCTATCTCATGAGCGACATCATGCGTCAACTCGCGTCGCAAGGCACGTCGCTCGTTCAGGTGCAAACCATGCAGGCCAACGTGCCGGCCCAGAAGCTCTATGAGAAACTCGGCTTCCGGCTCGTCAATCAAGGCGCCGTTTATCGCAAAGACGGTTCGAGCGCGTGA
- a CDS encoding GGDEF domain-containing protein, whose translation MLGFVLGVLFGAAIASGSLYAIYLWLHPEARPDHAPAMAPKQPPPSPPSETVAAVAEAAPSEADRAPAAVAEAASEPQWLGDLSHRIQGEIGSHSYRLEEISASLRAAKEGEPDMVLDAASRIMLANQQLQAELTAARAEIVEHREKVKELAVEARTDVLTGLANRRAFIEDLERRFEQWRRHQVPLSMIMLDIDHFKSFNDRYTHAGGDAALRHLGEVLRGALRQMDIPARYGGEEFAVILPGTKLDDAINVAERLRATIAASGVMYEGEMIPLTASLGLATASAGESATSLVERADQALYAAKESGRNRAYLHDCTGHLPIEADKALVRHPFRNLQQIAPYKLGGPMPTSGDFFSVRCYDLSVKGISFLTNTAPDYQALVIRLGHPPAARYMISSVANVVGMADGDEKVYRVGCTFVSRLDPEEILPGSDETPVEKNAELAGAAVG comes from the coding sequence ATGCTTGGGTTCGTGCTGGGCGTATTGTTTGGCGCCGCAATTGCCAGCGGCTCGCTCTACGCCATTTATCTTTGGCTCCATCCCGAAGCGCGACCGGACCATGCGCCAGCAATGGCACCCAAGCAACCGCCGCCGTCCCCGCCGTCCGAAACGGTTGCGGCGGTGGCGGAGGCTGCTCCATCGGAGGCGGACCGCGCGCCTGCCGCCGTGGCCGAGGCTGCCAGCGAACCGCAATGGTTGGGGGACCTCAGTCACCGAATTCAGGGCGAGATCGGCTCGCACTCCTATCGCCTGGAAGAGATCAGCGCCAGCCTGCGCGCGGCGAAAGAGGGCGAACCCGACATGGTGCTCGATGCCGCCTCGCGGATCATGCTGGCCAACCAGCAGTTGCAGGCGGAATTGACCGCCGCGCGGGCGGAGATCGTCGAACACCGCGAAAAGGTCAAGGAACTGGCGGTGGAGGCCAGGACCGACGTGCTCACCGGACTGGCCAACCGCCGAGCATTTATCGAGGACCTGGAGCGGCGGTTCGAGCAGTGGCGACGGCACCAGGTGCCGCTCAGCATGATCATGCTCGACATCGACCACTTCAAAAGCTTCAACGACCGTTATACCCACGCGGGCGGCGACGCGGCGCTGCGCCATCTGGGCGAGGTGCTGCGCGGAGCGTTGCGGCAGATGGACATCCCCGCCCGCTACGGCGGCGAAGAATTCGCCGTGATCTTGCCGGGCACCAAGCTGGACGACGCGATCAACGTGGCCGAACGCCTGCGGGCCACCATCGCCGCCAGTGGCGTTATGTACGAAGGAGAGATGATTCCGCTCACGGCCAGCCTGGGCCTGGCTACGGCGTCGGCCGGTGAGAGCGCCACGTCGTTGGTGGAACGCGCCGATCAGGCCCTGTATGCCGCCAAAGAGTCGGGCCGGAACCGCGCCTACCTCCACGACTGCACCGGTCACCTGCCGATTGAAGCCGACAAGGCCCTGGTGCGACACCCCTTCCGCAACCTGCAGCAGATTGCTCCCTACAAGCTGGGCGGCCCGATGCCGACGTCCGGCGACTTCTTTTCGGTGCGTTGCTACGATCTGTCGGTCAAGGGCATTTCCTTTCTCACGAACACCGCGCCCGACTACCAGGCGCTCGTGATTCGGCTGGGACATCCGCCCGCGGCACGTTACATGATTTCGAGCGTGGCCAATGTCGTCGGCATGGCCGACGGCGATGAGAAGGTCTATCGTGTGGGCTGCACCTTCGTGTCGAGGCTTGATCCCGAGGAAATTCTGCCCGGTTCGGACGAGACGCCCGTTGAGAAGAACGCCGAACTTGCGGGCGCAGCCGTCGGCTGA
- a CDS encoding Rieske 2Fe-2S domain-containing protein: MARWVRIAGTRECPPGQAMECIVESAVVALFNVDGRYYALDGVCPHQGGPLAKGRLAGCTVSCPWHGWQFDVATGEHTANRRLRQRSFAVRVEGEEVLIEMEDAR; the protein is encoded by the coding sequence ATGGCCAGATGGGTTCGGATTGCCGGCACCCGCGAATGCCCGCCAGGACAGGCGATGGAGTGCATCGTTGAAAGTGCCGTCGTGGCCCTGTTCAACGTCGACGGCAGGTATTACGCGTTGGACGGCGTCTGCCCGCACCAGGGAGGCCCGCTGGCCAAAGGCCGCCTGGCCGGCTGCACGGTGTCGTGCCCCTGGCACGGATGGCAGTTCGACGTGGCTACGGGCGAGCACACGGCAAACCGCCGGCTGCGGCAACGGTCGTTCGCGGTGCGAGTGGAGGGCGAAGAGGTTTTGATCGAGATGGAGGACGCACGTTGA